The following are encoded together in the Triticum dicoccoides isolate Atlit2015 ecotype Zavitan chromosome 6B, WEW_v2.0, whole genome shotgun sequence genome:
- the LOC119320161 gene encoding VAN3-binding protein-like: protein MEGYLLGRTKRRDHLLLMDSAGAVQSPQTPVEPMEFLSRSWSVSASDLSKVLAVGGGRRSSNFVVDRLSGMLMPEMLALAAASGTNSPKKRTCRSRSAISAHHRTIGRWFHHKDGGSRVDKARAERARVHAAVSVASVAAAVAALAAGAANPEDGEGPKMDAALASATQLLASHCIEFAELAGADHDQVASAVEGAVDVRSPGDLMTLTAAAATALRGATALRLREQREARSKAAVAPFEKAGSCGADIWCKEGTLLKRSRKGGALRWKRVSVYINKRTQVIVKLKSKHIGGAFSKKKRSVVYSVHDDMPAWPPGHEPCGMPDSATAASEKRHFGLRTAQGLVEFECESRMHKQEWVESVKNLLRQAAGGTAQLEHSFESLRLSAS, encoded by the exons ATGGAAGGGTACCTGCTGGGGAGGACCAAGAGGAGGGATCACCTGCTGCTCATGGACAGCGCCGGCGCAGTGCAGTCGCCGCAGACGCCGGTGGAGCCCATGGAGTTCCTGTCGCGGTCATGGAGCGTCTCCGCGTCGGACCTATCCAAGGTGTTGGCGGTCGGCGGCGGGAGGCGGAGCTCCAACTTCGTCGTCGATCGGCTCTCCGGGATGCTCATGCCGGAGATGCTCGCGCTCGCCGCCGCTTCTGGCACCAACAGCCCCAAAAAGCGT ACTTGCAGGAGCAGGAGCGCCATCTCCGCGCACCATCGTACGATCGGCAGGTGGTTCCACCACAAGGACGGTGGTAGCAGGGTGGACAAGGCCCGTGCTGAGCGGGCGCGCGTCCATGCGGCGGTCTCCGTGGCCAGCGtggccgccgccgtcgctgcccTCGCGGCGGGAGCCGCGAACCCGGAGGACGGAGAGGGCCCTAAGATGGACGCCGCACTGGCATCCGCCACGCAGCTTCTGGCCTCGCACTGCATTGAGTTTGCCGAGCTCGCCGGGGCAGACCACGACCAGGTGGCCTCCGCCGTCGAGGGCGCCGTCGACGTCCGGAGCCCCGGCGATCTCATGACCCTCACCGCGGCTGCTGCCACAG CTCTACGAGGAGCAACGGCGCTGAGGCTGAGAGAGCAGCGGGAGGCGAGGAGCAAAGCGGCGGTGGCGCCGTTCGAGAAGGCCGGCAGCTGCGGCGCGGACATATGGTGCAAGGAAGGGACGCTCCTCAAGCGCAGCCGGAAAGGCGGCGCTCTGCGCTGGAAGCGAGTGTCCGTGTACATCAACAAGAGAACGCAGGTGATCGTGAAGCTCAAGAGCAAGCACATCGGCGGCGccttctccaagaagaagaggagcgTCGTGTACAGCGTACACGACGACATGCCGGCGTGGCCGCCGGGGCACGAGCCCTGCGGCATGCCGGACTCTGCGACGGCGGCGTCGGAGAAGCGCCACTTCGGGTTGAGGACGGCGCAGGGCCTGGTCGAGTTCGAGTGCGAGAGCAGGATGCATAAGCAGGAATGGGTGGAGTCGGTGAAGAATCTGCTCCGGCAGGCGGCCGGCGGGACTGCTCAGCTCGAGCACTCCTTCGAGTCGCTCAGGCTTAGCGCCTCGTAA